One genomic window of Haloferax mediterranei ATCC 33500 includes the following:
- a CDS encoding YqcI/YcgG family protein translates to MNEPGHQVLMEQDVLRRRLDDGTLPEWAEQHYETFRETMLGDHDGAPFPCYFGIDSERNGDALYTFVDSMTDKDALLALRDTLLEYIDVYREYSEQCSLVTFFKPPAEELTEADYHEHLWHILQFLHVNDPEPWPEGIPTDPDDPKWEFSFGGEPMFPTTRAPFYDERMSRYCPWGLEITFQPRALFDGITADTEAGQKARNVIQNRIEEYDGVCPHADLGDWGVEGDREWPQYMFSSDESQAPDECPIRISREHPKVPVAPADD, encoded by the coding sequence ATGAACGAGCCGGGTCACCAGGTGCTCATGGAGCAGGACGTGCTTCGTCGCCGTCTCGACGACGGCACCCTGCCCGAATGGGCGGAACAGCACTACGAGACGTTCCGCGAGACGATGCTCGGCGACCACGATGGTGCGCCGTTCCCGTGTTACTTTGGCATCGACTCCGAGCGAAACGGCGACGCGCTGTACACGTTCGTCGATTCGATGACCGACAAGGACGCCCTGCTGGCGCTTCGGGACACCCTCCTCGAATACATCGACGTGTACCGAGAGTACTCCGAGCAGTGTTCGCTCGTCACGTTCTTCAAACCACCCGCGGAGGAGTTGACCGAAGCCGACTACCACGAACACCTCTGGCACATTCTCCAGTTCCTCCACGTCAACGACCCGGAGCCGTGGCCCGAGGGCATCCCGACCGACCCCGACGACCCGAAGTGGGAGTTCTCCTTCGGCGGCGAACCGATGTTCCCGACGACGCGTGCTCCCTTCTACGACGAGCGGATGAGTCGCTACTGCCCGTGGGGCCTCGAAATCACGTTCCAACCACGGGCGCTGTTCGACGGCATCACCGCCGACACCGAGGCCGGACAGAAAGCACGCAACGTCATCCAGAACCGCATCGAGGAGTACGACGGCGTCTGTCCCCACGCCGACCTCGGTGACTGGGGCGTCGAGGGCGACCGCGAGTGGCCGCAGTACATGTTCTCGTCGGACGAGTCGCAAGCACCCGACGAGTGCCCGATTCGAATCTCCCGCGAGCACCCGAAAGTGCCGGTGGCTCCGGCGGACGACTAA
- a CDS encoding GNAT family N-acetyltransferase, with protein sequence MEIRPLHAADVPALVDDLWFPFAEEMGDIDPHDSLADDVDVRSEAIQYRRNQLGDEDVQTFVAVDDESERQSLAGYTTVSYSEAPSVFARGSVAKVKDLYVAPEARGDGLGTALLERAHEWGRERGCEQATLSVHARNDVAQSCYEELGYETRYVKMDRPL encoded by the coding sequence ATGGAGATTCGACCGCTTCACGCCGCCGACGTACCTGCACTCGTCGACGACCTGTGGTTCCCATTCGCGGAGGAGATGGGCGATATCGACCCGCACGATTCGCTGGCTGACGATGTGGACGTTCGCTCTGAAGCCATCCAGTACCGGCGGAACCAACTCGGCGACGAAGACGTACAGACGTTTGTCGCGGTCGACGACGAGAGTGAGAGGCAGAGTCTCGCTGGGTACACGACAGTCTCGTACTCCGAGGCACCGTCGGTGTTCGCCCGCGGCTCGGTTGCCAAGGTGAAAGACCTCTACGTCGCTCCCGAGGCACGGGGCGACGGTCTCGGGACGGCACTGCTGGAGCGGGCACACGAGTGGGGCCGCGAGCGTGGATGCGAACAAGCCACCCTGAGCGTCCACGCCCGCAACGACGTTGCACAGTCGTGTTACGAGGAACTGGGTTACGAGACACGATACGTGAAGATGGACCGCCCGCTGTGA